One window of Aerococcus tenax genomic DNA carries:
- a CDS encoding putative NPN-dependent ornithine cyclodeaminase, with the protein MTFKIAEFHHPDFDQEFLKNAPNAKLVEVVEDGLSPRNYHALSIYPEYFKINDKWVLAEQSRMDTVAVAHDEPGKEYIDVIEFRNLKKGDKVVVGRTEDASEGIYVWTEGFQEAAVDADTFAFREGRSRETAFSMDYDNLYELLEHEREAEHGYVTLILGTATVLDRDSRDALAKIINEGYVNAIFCGTETAAFDLEQGLYDTTWGQETFTQEQNTYHNMYATINRARRYGSTKKLVESGEVKDGFMKAAIEQDVPVVLAGTIRDRFGLPESIDNVYDAQNEMRSHMRKTSTMIAMSAILFTIATGNMTPSYNRFGDTVRPVFLYTVDVQEFAVDKLADRGSLTAVSIVTNVQDFLRNIGSAL; encoded by the coding sequence ATGACATTTAAGATTGCTGAATTTCATCATCCAGATTTTGACCAAGAATTTTTGAAAAACGCACCCAATGCTAAGTTAGTTGAAGTAGTAGAAGATGGTCTTAGTCCTAGAAACTACCATGCCTTATCCATTTATCCAGAATATTTTAAAATCAATGACAAATGGGTATTGGCTGAGCAATCCCGAATGGACACCGTCGCAGTGGCCCATGATGAACCTGGTAAGGAATATATCGATGTAATCGAGTTTAGAAACCTTAAGAAGGGTGATAAGGTCGTTGTTGGACGGACAGAAGATGCTTCCGAAGGGATCTATGTTTGGACTGAAGGTTTCCAAGAAGCAGCTGTTGATGCGGATACTTTTGCCTTCCGTGAAGGGCGTTCTCGTGAGACTGCCTTTTCTATGGATTATGACAATCTCTATGAACTCTTAGAGCATGAGCGGGAAGCTGAACATGGTTATGTGACCTTAATTTTAGGGACTGCTACAGTTTTAGACCGTGATTCCCGTGATGCTTTAGCCAAGATTATTAATGAAGGCTATGTTAATGCAATTTTCTGTGGGACAGAAACTGCTGCCTTTGACTTAGAGCAAGGCTTGTATGATACCACTTGGGGGCAAGAAACCTTTACCCAAGAACAAAATACCTACCACAATATGTATGCCACTATCAACCGCGCTCGCCGCTATGGCTCAACTAAGAAATTAGTTGAATCTGGTGAAGTTAAAGATGGCTTCATGAAGGCAGCTATTGAACAAGATGTCCCAGTTGTTTTAGCTGGAACCATCCGTGACCGTTTCGGTTTACCTGAAAGCATCGATAATGTCTATGATGCCCAAAATGAAATGCGTTCTCACATGCGTAAAACTTCAACCATGATTGCTATGTCAGCGATTCTCTTCACCATTGCAACTGGGAATATGACGCCTTCCTACAACCGTTTTGGTGATACAGTCAGACCGGTATTCTTATATACCGTTGACGTCCAAGAATTTGCGGTAGATAAATTGGCTGACCGTGGCTCTCTAACTGCAGTTTCTATTGTCACCAACGTTCAAGACTTCTTACGGAATATTGGTAGTGCCCTTTAA
- the arcC gene encoding carbamate kinase, protein MSKIVLALGGNALGSTPNEQKEAVKTTAQSIVDLIEAGNEIIVSHGNGPQVGMINLAMDVSAKSDAGTPEMPFPECGAMSQGYIGFHLQNAIENELNKRGVDKAVASVITQVVVDKDDPAFDNPTKPIGAFYSEEEAQALSDKGFAVKEDAGRGYRRVVASPKPIDIVEKAFIQDAFDQGNIIVAAGGGGIPVVEAEDGYDGVPAVIDKDFSSAKLAELVEADLLIILTAVEKVAINFGKENEEWLDELTVDQAKEYTEAGEFAEGSMKPKIEAALGFVESKPGNQAIITSLEKAEEGIKGQNGTLIK, encoded by the coding sequence ATGAGTAAGATAGTATTAGCTTTGGGTGGTAATGCCCTAGGAAGTACTCCAAATGAACAAAAAGAAGCAGTAAAAACAACTGCCCAATCCATTGTGGATTTAATTGAAGCGGGCAATGAAATTATCGTTTCCCATGGAAATGGGCCGCAAGTTGGTATGATTAATCTTGCTATGGACGTTTCTGCAAAAAGTGATGCTGGCACACCTGAAATGCCATTCCCTGAATGTGGAGCTATGAGTCAAGGTTATATTGGCTTCCATTTGCAAAATGCCATTGAAAATGAGTTGAATAAACGTGGTGTTGATAAAGCCGTTGCATCAGTGATTACTCAAGTTGTGGTAGATAAGGATGATCCAGCCTTTGATAATCCAACAAAACCAATTGGCGCTTTCTATAGTGAAGAGGAAGCTCAAGCCCTAAGTGACAAAGGATTTGCAGTGAAAGAAGATGCAGGTCGGGGTTATCGTCGGGTGGTGGCTTCACCTAAGCCTATCGATATTGTTGAAAAAGCTTTTATCCAAGATGCTTTTGACCAAGGTAATATCATTGTTGCTGCCGGTGGTGGTGGCATACCAGTAGTTGAAGCAGAAGACGGTTATGACGGGGTTCCAGCTGTCATTGATAAAGATTTTTCAAGCGCTAAATTAGCTGAACTCGTTGAAGCTGATTTGTTGATTATTTTAACCGCGGTTGAAAAAGTGGCAATCAACTTTGGTAAAGAAAATGAAGAATGGCTGGATGAATTGACTGTCGACCAAGCCAAAGAGTATACTGAAGCTGGGGAGTTTGCTGAAGGCTCAATGAAGCCAAAAATTGAGGCTGCCCTAGGCTTTGTGGAATCAAAACCAGGTAATCAAGCCATTATCACCTCCTTAGAAAAAGCTGAAGAAGGTATTAAAGGCCAAAATGGTACCTTAATTAAATAA
- the metF gene encoding methylenetetrahydrofolate reductase [NAD(P)H], translating to MKTKELFKGKTLFTYEVFPPNAKSSSASIYKTLDGLKELDPDAISVTCGALGSDNRLKSIEIASLIKNYGIESVIHLPCLYETRASIDEKLSELKAANIENILVLRGDPKPGQSPKEDFPYAADLIRYIKSKEDFNLIAACYPEGHVDAPDPITDIRYLKEKVDAGSDQLISQLFLDNDYFYRFLERADLAGIDVPIEAGIMPVTNKKQIESMARICGVQIPDKFRRAMEKYQDNPLALRDAGLAYAIDQIVDLISHGVDGIHLYTMNNPYVARYIYQAVKNLL from the coding sequence ATGAAAACCAAGGAATTGTTTAAGGGCAAGACTCTCTTCACCTATGAGGTCTTTCCGCCCAATGCTAAGTCATCCTCTGCCAGTATCTATAAAACCTTAGATGGTCTAAAAGAACTTGATCCCGATGCCATCAGCGTAACCTGCGGAGCCTTAGGTAGTGATAACCGCCTAAAAAGTATCGAAATTGCCTCTTTGATCAAAAACTATGGGATTGAAAGTGTTATTCACCTGCCCTGCCTATATGAGACTCGGGCTAGTATCGATGAAAAATTATCTGAATTAAAAGCAGCCAATATCGAAAATATCCTAGTCTTACGGGGTGACCCTAAACCTGGTCAAAGTCCTAAGGAAGACTTTCCCTATGCAGCTGACCTTATTCGCTACATCAAGTCAAAAGAGGACTTCAACCTCATTGCCGCCTGCTACCCAGAAGGTCACGTGGATGCCCCTGACCCCATTACCGATATCCGCTATCTTAAAGAAAAAGTCGATGCCGGTAGTGACCAATTAATTAGCCAACTCTTCCTAGATAATGATTATTTTTATCGTTTCCTAGAACGGGCTGATTTAGCGGGCATCGATGTTCCTATTGAAGCTGGCATTATGCCAGTCACCAATAAAAAGCAAATTGAAAGCATGGCTCGGATTTGTGGCGTACAAATTCCCGATAAATTCCGTCGCGCTATGGAGAAATATCAAGACAACCCCCTAGCTTTACGCGATGCCGGTCTGGCCTATGCCATTGATCAAATTGTTGACCTGATTAGCCATGGCGTAGATGGGATCCACCTCTACACCATGAATAATCCCTACGTCGCTCGTTACATCTACCAAGCCGTTAAAAATTTATTATAG
- the metE gene encoding 5-methyltetrahydropteroyltriglutamate--homocysteine S-methyltransferase: MKTSLIGYPRVGRLRELKFATEKYFRQEITVDELEATAQAIRKDQWLKQAQAGIDFIPVNDFSYYDNLLDAAFQLNIIPKRYQDLELSALDTYFALAKGYQGPAGDVKALAMKKWFNTNYHYIVPGFDNDTEIRFHAERLKAIIEEAKALKINGKVVFPGPFTLLKLSRYHGQSQAQDFLTGLVTAYQDLVKLLNTETIQWLQLDEPYLVHDLTHEDIKLFKDLYQGLLSQKDQVKVLVNTYFGDVRDVYQELTNLAIDGIGLDFIEGKKSQELVEHYGFPKDKTLFLGLVNGKNIWRNNYQSSLALIKDLKSQGIDLVLSTSCSLLHVPYSLENESALAEKYQKHFAFAEEKLGELNDLSQLIDTDYHHDPRFQENQALFTDRPDSYDPKVQERLAAIPKTAYQRSVPFDEREKAQKAFFNLPLFPTTTIGSFPQTKEVKLKRKAFKNGEISQADYQNFLKEKIKDCVHLQEELGLDVLVHGEFERNDMVEYFGEQLNGVLFTEKAWVQSYGTRCVKPPIIWGDVSRAQSMTVSWSVYAQSLTKKPMKGMLTGPVTILNWSFPREDISVKDSTLQLALAIRDEVLDLEANGIRIIQVDEAALREKLPLRQSDWYTEYLDWAIPAFRLVHSGCHKETQIHTHMCYSEFTDIIPAIDAMDADVITFEASRSNLEILDSLKENHFTTEVGPGVYDIHSPRIPSVSEIKEALDKMLQKVKPEKLWVNPDCGLKTRGEKETQASLKHLVQATKELRHENQGIV; encoded by the coding sequence ATGAAAACATCCCTGATAGGCTACCCTCGTGTAGGACGACTTAGAGAACTAAAATTTGCCACTGAAAAATATTTCCGCCAAGAAATTACCGTCGACGAGCTCGAAGCAACCGCCCAAGCTATCCGTAAAGACCAATGGCTTAAACAAGCTCAAGCAGGCATCGACTTTATTCCTGTTAATGATTTTTCCTACTATGATAACCTCTTGGATGCTGCTTTCCAATTGAACATTATCCCTAAACGTTATCAAGATCTCGAGCTGTCTGCTCTTGATACGTATTTTGCCTTAGCTAAGGGCTATCAAGGACCAGCTGGAGACGTGAAGGCCCTAGCTATGAAGAAATGGTTTAATACCAACTACCACTACATTGTGCCTGGGTTTGATAACGACACTGAAATTCGCTTCCACGCTGAACGATTAAAGGCAATTATTGAAGAAGCCAAAGCCTTGAAAATTAACGGCAAGGTCGTCTTTCCTGGGCCCTTCACCCTTTTAAAACTATCGCGTTACCACGGTCAAAGCCAAGCCCAAGATTTTCTCACCGGCCTGGTTACTGCCTACCAGGACCTCGTAAAACTGCTTAATACAGAAACGATCCAATGGCTGCAACTGGATGAGCCCTACCTAGTCCATGACTTAACTCATGAAGATATCAAACTATTCAAGGATCTCTACCAGGGCTTACTCAGTCAAAAAGACCAAGTCAAGGTGCTGGTCAATACCTATTTTGGCGACGTAAGAGATGTTTATCAAGAACTCACCAACTTAGCCATTGATGGTATCGGTTTAGATTTTATTGAAGGGAAGAAGAGCCAAGAATTGGTCGAACACTATGGCTTTCCCAAAGATAAAACCCTCTTTTTAGGTCTAGTCAATGGGAAAAATATTTGGCGCAATAACTACCAAAGTTCCCTTGCCCTGATTAAAGACCTCAAGAGTCAAGGAATCGATCTCGTTCTTTCCACTTCTTGTTCCCTACTCCATGTTCCCTATAGCTTGGAAAACGAAAGCGCCCTAGCAGAAAAATACCAAAAACATTTTGCCTTTGCTGAAGAGAAACTGGGCGAATTAAACGACCTCAGTCAGTTAATTGACACAGATTATCATCATGATCCTCGTTTCCAAGAAAACCAAGCACTCTTTACCGATCGTCCTGACAGTTATGATCCTAAGGTGCAAGAACGTCTAGCTGCTATTCCTAAAACAGCCTATCAACGTTCAGTGCCTTTCGACGAAAGAGAAAAAGCCCAAAAAGCATTCTTTAACTTACCTCTCTTTCCAACAACAACTATCGGTTCCTTCCCGCAAACCAAGGAAGTTAAGCTAAAGCGCAAGGCCTTTAAAAACGGTGAAATCAGCCAAGCAGACTACCAAAACTTCCTCAAAGAAAAAATTAAAGACTGTGTCCACCTACAAGAAGAGCTCGGCCTCGACGTCCTCGTCCACGGTGAATTTGAAAGAAATGACATGGTCGAATACTTTGGTGAACAGTTAAATGGAGTCTTATTCACTGAAAAAGCCTGGGTTCAGTCATATGGTACCCGCTGTGTCAAACCACCAATTATCTGGGGCGATGTATCACGCGCTCAATCAATGACTGTTTCCTGGTCAGTTTATGCCCAATCCCTCACCAAGAAACCAATGAAAGGGATGTTGACCGGTCCCGTAACTATCCTAAACTGGTCCTTCCCTCGAGAAGACATCAGCGTGAAAGACTCCACCTTGCAACTAGCTTTAGCTATCCGTGACGAAGTCCTTGATCTAGAGGCCAATGGTATCCGCATTATCCAAGTCGATGAAGCCGCCCTACGGGAGAAACTTCCCCTCCGTCAAAGTGACTGGTATACAGAATACCTCGACTGGGCCATTCCAGCCTTCCGCCTCGTTCACAGTGGCTGCCATAAGGAAACCCAGATCCACACCCATATGTGTTATAGCGAATTCACCGATATCATCCCAGCAATCGATGCCATGGATGCTGATGTCATCACCTTTGAAGCTTCACGTTCTAACTTAGAAATTCTGGATTCCTTAAAAGAAAATCATTTCACTACCGAAGTAGGTCCTGGTGTCTACGATATCCATTCCCCACGGATCCCTAGTGTCAGTGAAATTAAGGAAGCCTTGGATAAAATGCTTCAAAAAGTTAAGCCTGAAAAACTTTGGGTCAATCCCGATTGCGGTTTAAAGACCCGGGGCGAAAAAGAAACCCAAGCCAGCCTCAAGCACTTAGTCCAAGCAACAAAGGAGTTGCGTCATGAAAACCAAGGAATTGTTTAA
- a CDS encoding bifunctional adenosylcobinamide kinase/adenosylcobinamide-phosphate guanylyltransferase, with the protein MGKIILISGAAKSGKTQLAEEMALASPARRLCYIATQANQHTDKEMERRILAHQAKRSSRFETVERFKDLSTWIASQSYDGYLLDCVTLWLTNLFFVYLEKQGIAAKDFDQKIASLKAEEISAISDYFQQEVADLLLAAQETSASLWLVTNETGWGVTPPSQLGRLFVDFYGQVNQQLAAASDEVYLAIMGLKKQVKP; encoded by the coding sequence ATGGGAAAAATTATTCTGATATCTGGAGCAGCCAAGAGCGGTAAGACCCAATTAGCCGAAGAGATGGCCTTGGCCTCTCCTGCTAGACGCCTCTGCTACATTGCTACCCAAGCCAACCAACACACGGATAAGGAGATGGAGCGGCGTATCCTGGCCCACCAAGCCAAGCGGTCGTCCCGCTTTGAAACGGTCGAACGTTTCAAAGACCTGTCAACCTGGATAGCTAGCCAGTCTTATGATGGCTATCTCTTGGATTGTGTGACTTTGTGGCTAACCAATCTTTTCTTCGTCTATTTAGAAAAGCAGGGCATTGCAGCGAAAGACTTTGACCAGAAGATCGCTAGTCTTAAAGCCGAAGAGATTAGTGCCATTTCTGACTATTTCCAGCAAGAAGTTGCTGATCTGCTTCTAGCGGCTCAAGAGACTTCCGCCAGTTTATGGTTGGTAACTAATGAAACCGGTTGGGGCGTGACTCCGCCTAGCCAGCTGGGCCGCTTATTTGTTGATTTTTACGGCCAAGTCAACCAGCAACTGGCTGCTGCTAGTGATGAGGTCTACTTAGCCATTATGGGACTAAAAAAACAGGTGAAACCATGA
- the cobS gene encoding adenosylcobinamide-GDP ribazoletransferase, whose translation MIKVLIIYFQFFTRIPIPIAVDHPLERYRQGVYLLPLFGALLFSLLAFIYALLAYVLPIHVVWLMVVVFETVITGGFHQDALADTCDGIFSARKKEDMLRIMKDSRLGTFGGIALIFYYLLYYVLGSEVLNGLPGLGSQMGVIISLGLISRAMLALGHWQLVYSGYNPNGMGKMMVGTPKWGILLGQLLTLVILFFIIGAKSLLAYGLTTVVVLLYRHHIYHLLGGMSGDTVGCMGPLSEVTFLLGLLALGGL comes from the coding sequence ATGATTAAAGTTTTAATCATTTATTTTCAATTTTTTACCCGGATTCCTATTCCTATTGCCGTCGACCATCCGCTAGAGCGCTACCGTCAGGGGGTCTATTTACTACCGCTTTTTGGGGCCTTGCTCTTTAGTCTCTTGGCTTTCATTTATGCTCTCCTGGCTTATGTGTTACCGATCCATGTCGTTTGGCTGATGGTGGTTGTTTTTGAGACGGTAATCACCGGAGGCTTTCACCAGGACGCCTTGGCTGATACTTGTGATGGGATCTTTTCAGCGCGTAAAAAAGAGGATATGTTACGGATTATGAAGGATTCACGCCTAGGGACCTTTGGTGGCATTGCCTTGATCTTTTATTATTTGTTATACTACGTGCTTGGGAGTGAGGTCCTGAATGGCCTTCCTGGATTAGGCTCTCAAATGGGAGTGATTATTAGTCTGGGACTGATTTCCCGCGCCATGCTTGCCCTAGGCCACTGGCAGCTGGTTTATTCAGGCTACAACCCCAATGGTATGGGAAAAATGATGGTAGGGACTCCCAAATGGGGGATCTTACTGGGCCAGTTGTTAACGCTGGTGATCTTGTTTTTCATTATTGGTGCCAAGAGCCTCTTGGCCTATGGGCTAACCACGGTAGTTGTCCTCCTCTACCGCCACCATATTTATCATCTCTTAGGCGGCATGAGTGGAGACACGGTGGGTTGTATGGGGCCTTTGAGTGAGGTCACATTTCTTTTAGGCTTACTGGCTTTAGGAGGGCTTTGA
- a CDS encoding histidine phosphatase family protein produces the protein MELYLARHGQSVRNVDGQFYGRLDPHLTPLGQQQAQALGQALRGKRIDRLLTSRMQRTQETAQIIADSLKAENDFQAFPWTQEADLNERDLGVWEGKTAQEIEAMDPKTWWEYIDQPFLTTPTGAESYFSFRDRVLRALFSVFSSASDEGSYFLLGHHGWLRLLVSRLLNLDVKYFDCHFTQGKIYSYSIDRVLFLERLVEAIEEGDEGCQNMVEI, from the coding sequence ATGGAGCTTTATTTAGCGCGGCACGGCCAAAGTGTTCGCAATGTTGACGGTCAATTTTATGGCAGACTGGACCCGCATTTGACCCCACTGGGACAACAACAAGCCCAGGCTTTGGGACAGGCACTAAGAGGAAAAAGAATTGATCGTTTGCTAACCTCTAGGATGCAGCGGACCCAAGAAACTGCCCAGATTATTGCAGACAGCTTAAAAGCTGAAAATGATTTCCAGGCCTTTCCCTGGACCCAGGAAGCTGATCTGAATGAACGTGATTTGGGTGTCTGGGAAGGGAAAACGGCTCAAGAAATCGAAGCTATGGACCCTAAGACCTGGTGGGAATATATTGACCAACCCTTTCTCACCACCCCGACTGGGGCAGAAAGCTATTTTTCCTTTAGAGACCGGGTCTTGAGGGCTCTATTTAGCGTCTTTAGCTCAGCTAGTGATGAGGGAAGCTATTTCTTACTGGGGCACCATGGGTGGCTGCGCTTATTGGTCAGCCGGCTCTTAAACTTGGATGTGAAATATTTTGATTGTCACTTTACCCAAGGAAAGATTTATAGCTATTCCATTGACCGAGTTTTATTTTTGGAACGGCTAGTTGAAGCTATTGAAGAGGGGGATGAAGGATGCCAAAACATGGTGGAAATTTAA
- a CDS encoding pyridoxal phosphate-dependent aminotransferase, which yields MPKHGGNLKELSQVIGRDMTQALDFSANINPLGLPQAFKEAIVSHLDQLDRYPDYNYRDLRQALADFYQVSDDHLLVGNGAAELIDLLAFALPYPMVTIEPCFNEYAASAKKYQRPHWSYLTQAENDFTFDLEDFWPWLDSHCKQEADQEAGNRAFSVWLCQPNNPTGSLYEFNLLKDLLKGISDRGGYLVVDESFIDFLPDQDNYSLLGQVEREEKLVIIRSLTKFYAMPALRLGVAMTSKQTLLDDLKAAQLTWSVNGLAEVCGQKMPDLTAYRQASLNYLAAAKKELQAGLESFPALKVFSSAANFFLIQGPKELGQNLLEKGIVLRQTDDFKGLGPGYYRLAVRTKEENQALLQALADIL from the coding sequence ATGCCAAAACATGGTGGAAATTTAAAGGAGCTTAGCCAGGTAATAGGAAGGGATATGACCCAGGCCTTGGACTTTTCCGCCAATATTAACCCACTCGGCTTACCCCAAGCTTTTAAGGAGGCCATCGTTTCCCATTTGGATCAGTTAGATCGCTATCCGGATTACAACTATCGGGATTTACGCCAAGCACTGGCGGACTTCTATCAAGTGTCCGATGACCACTTACTGGTGGGCAATGGGGCGGCAGAATTGATTGATCTTTTGGCCTTTGCCTTGCCTTATCCGATGGTGACCATTGAACCTTGCTTTAATGAGTACGCAGCTAGTGCTAAGAAGTACCAGCGCCCCCATTGGTCCTATCTGACCCAGGCAGAAAATGATTTTACCTTTGACTTAGAAGATTTTTGGCCCTGGTTAGATAGCCACTGCAAGCAGGAGGCGGACCAAGAAGCTGGGAATAGGGCTTTTTCAGTCTGGCTCTGCCAGCCTAATAATCCCACTGGGTCCTTATATGAGTTCAACTTATTAAAGGATTTATTAAAGGGTATTAGCGACAGGGGTGGTTATTTAGTGGTGGATGAATCTTTTATTGATTTCCTGCCTGACCAAGACAACTATTCGCTGTTAGGACAAGTAGAAAGGGAAGAAAAGCTGGTGATCATTCGCTCCCTAACTAAGTTCTATGCCATGCCTGCCTTGCGCTTAGGAGTAGCCATGACCAGTAAGCAGACCCTCTTGGATGACTTAAAAGCGGCTCAACTGACTTGGTCAGTCAACGGCTTAGCGGAAGTCTGTGGCCAGAAAATGCCTGACTTAACCGCTTATCGCCAGGCATCTTTGAATTATTTAGCTGCTGCTAAAAAAGAATTGCAGGCAGGCCTGGAGAGCTTTCCAGCTTTGAAAGTCTTTTCTAGTGCAGCTAACTTCTTTTTAATCCAAGGGCCTAAAGAGTTGGGTCAAAACTTACTGGAAAAAGGTATAGTTTTGCGACAGACAGATGATTTCAAGGGCCTGGGACCTGGTTACTACCGATTGGCTGTTCGGACTAAGGAAGAAAACCAGGCTTTACTTCAAGCCTTGGCTGATATTTTATGA
- the cbiB gene encoding adenosylcobinamide-phosphate synthase CbiB — translation MLAIYRLLAFLLDLWLADPPTWPHPVKFYGRFIRGFERLSQFDKKKPMTQTFLGGVLVFLLLIIILLISSLLLYGAKRLSPILYALVWIYLTYTCFAVKGLADEANGVLEAMKEGGLQAGRRQLSRIVGRETSQLSEEEVYQAVIETVAENLSDGFVAPLFYVILFGPVGGLLYKGINTLDSMIAYLDDRYQYFGYFAAKLDDLANYIPARLSCLLIVLSSGLLGLDMASAWKISFRDGRAHRSPNAGYPEAAAAGALGVQLGGTHVYHGQPIEKPTIGDPQKLIGPQQVKASIALLYTSASLAMALSMLMMLISS, via the coding sequence ATGCTTGCTATTTACCGTTTGCTGGCCTTCCTGTTAGATCTATGGCTGGCTGATCCCCCCACTTGGCCTCACCCGGTTAAATTCTATGGCCGCTTTATTCGTGGTTTTGAGAGACTTAGCCAGTTCGACAAGAAAAAGCCGATGACCCAAACTTTTTTAGGCGGGGTCTTAGTTTTCTTACTCTTAATTATCATTTTGCTGATTAGCTCTCTCTTACTTTATGGGGCTAAGCGCTTGTCGCCCATCCTCTATGCGCTTGTATGGATCTATCTCACCTATACTTGTTTTGCCGTCAAGGGCTTAGCTGATGAGGCTAATGGGGTCTTAGAGGCGATGAAGGAGGGTGGACTACAAGCAGGGCGTCGGCAGCTGAGTCGGATTGTCGGGAGAGAAACGAGTCAACTCAGTGAGGAAGAAGTTTACCAAGCCGTCATTGAGACTGTTGCTGAGAACTTAAGTGATGGCTTTGTAGCCCCATTATTTTACGTGATCTTATTTGGCCCGGTGGGTGGGCTCCTCTATAAGGGAATCAATACCTTAGATTCGATGATTGCCTACTTGGATGACCGTTATCAATATTTTGGTTATTTTGCTGCTAAGTTGGATGACTTGGCAAATTATATTCCAGCCCGACTTAGCTGCCTTTTGATTGTTTTATCCAGTGGCCTTTTGGGCTTAGATATGGCTAGTGCCTGGAAGATTAGTTTTCGGGATGGACGTGCCCACCGCAGCCCCAATGCGGGTTATCCAGAAGCAGCTGCTGCTGGAGCCTTGGGTGTTCAGCTGGGCGGAACCCATGTCTACCATGGCCAGCCCATTGAAAAACCAACCATTGGAGACCCACAAAAGTTGATCGGTCCCCAGCAAGTGAAAGCCAGCATTGCTTTATTATATACCAGTGCCAGTCTAGCCATGGCTTTGTCGATGTTAATGATGCTCATTAGTAGCTGA
- a CDS encoding ECF transporter S component — translation MKNLHANILTALLLAIATIGANVHFLGSIALDSFPAFLGAIILGPGYGFLLGLLSHGLTALLSGFPLTLPAHIIIGVMMGLTCSVYGYLRGKAGKSIGKILFSDAVALVFNVLLAQLALIPLLGWQAILAMVTGGLLLTLLIASVVNLVLAEVVYISLPAKFFNPFMKRKTK, via the coding sequence ATGAAAAATTTACATGCCAATATTTTAACTGCTTTACTTTTAGCTATTGCAACTATTGGAGCCAATGTTCACTTTCTAGGCAGTATTGCCTTAGACTCTTTTCCTGCCTTTTTAGGAGCTATTATTTTGGGACCAGGCTATGGGTTCTTGCTGGGGCTTCTTTCTCATGGCTTAACCGCTCTCCTATCGGGTTTCCCGCTGACCCTACCTGCCCATATTATTATTGGAGTAATGATGGGGCTTACCTGTTCAGTCTATGGCTATCTACGGGGAAAGGCTGGTAAGTCCATAGGAAAAATCCTGTTCAGTGATGCTGTTGCCTTAGTGTTTAATGTTTTACTGGCCCAATTAGCCCTCATTCCGCTACTCGGTTGGCAAGCAATTTTAGCTATGGTAACGGGTGGGTTATTACTGACCTTATTAATTGCTAGTGTGGTTAACTTAGTATTGGCTGAAGTGGTTTATATAAGCCTCCCTGCTAAGTTCTTTAATCCATTTATGAAGAGAAAGACAAAATAG